The nucleotide sequence TGTAATGGCATCATCCAACTGAGTGCAGTGGAGCTATAATTTTCCAAGAAATAGGATAACCTTTGTGTCAGAGATCTTCCTTATCTCTggtatttggacattttcaagACAGGCAGCCAAGTCTATCGCTTTTGGGGAGCCCCACAGAGGAAATGTTTGTCTTTCCATGTGTCATTGTTATGAGTTATAGACCAATCATGCTTATGTTAGCTCGGATATAATCTGAAACGCActtgtttttcattaaataaagcaATCATTTGCACATTTAGAGGTAGAAAAGTGTGCTTAAAAGCAAATTTTCTCTGGTGATGTTTCCAAATTCTTATAAAAACGAATTATTCCTGTTAAATAAGGTCAATCCcacttaatataatatatagtaaTTAGAAGCAGAACCATACTGAcaatttgtaaatgtcctaATTTAGTAAAGGTAAAATATGAATGCTGCACAACCAATTGTCTGTCAAACTTAAAACCTCATAAAATTCTAAgtgaaacaaaataatcttcTGTTGCATAATGTATACCATGACACGTCATAAACAAATGAGCTGCTTCTCCTGGACCAAGCATTCTTTTACGCTGTTTTCTCTAATGAGGCTCATGCTTGCATACTTTTTGAGTTTGTAATACATGAAGTACTTTATTGTTCTTTTCTGTTTAGCCTGAAAGTGGGGTTATCTAATAAGTGGTCTGACATATTCTGTAGGCTTTTGTTCACTAATCTTACAGCTTTTGGTCTAGAGTTGTTAAGGTTGCGccagttttcattatttttttattttagagagtAATAATCCTACCACAACTTTCTTAGTTAACATAAGATTAATGATTTAAACTTGTAAAACAAAGTGAGGGAAAAAATATGTACTTTTTATTGTTGCCCACTTCCAGTTAGCCATTATATTCTAATAATCAACAGCCTTATTTGCTACAATTAGCCATTGTCTAAAGCCATTTTCCACTTATTTGCACGCATGCACTCTAAAAGTGTTCATTCCTTATTTGACTATTACTTTTACAGTACTAATGAGATTCTCATTTTGCCTCGGAAAAGAAATAAGTGTGTGATTTTATAATCAATCTGATGGCATTTGAATGCGATTCCCCGTTTTCATTGATAGGAATGTCTGACATTTCAAACCATGATGATTTCCACATGGAATCTTAAAGAGATTACCAAAAACTTAATGTTCTGCCATTATCGTTTATTTAGGCTTTGTGATGTCATTAATGATCtaaactgtaaaactttgctgtagttttgcagcaggtttaccagtaacttactgtagatttaattactttcctatTTGTCAtcaatttgagttaaactttaacctaaattaaaaaactttaacttttgagattcaaaatgagacAGAAGAGCACAGCAACActgtagaaaaaaatgacattcttcctaagcatgTTTGTCTTGTTCTTTTAGTTAAATCTTTAACTTGAAACttctaaaattaaaatacatttacataaaagaaaaaagtgacctaagatattaaGTCTTTTTTCATGATAGAACATATAAGTAATGGGTAAGTttaagtttaaaacaaaattgtaaattaaatctacattaAGTTACTGACAAAACTcctacaaaattacattaaagttttacagtgtgttttatgactcttgtggaacacaaaagatgtttgatgttttattggttttatgtccatacattGGAAATCTAGGGGGcaatattgtttggttttcaaatatctaaaatcgctattcaaaatatctttttatccttattatttgtgtgtgtgtgtgagagaggatataacattaaaaaatgctaaaaaattCAACCCAACATTAGTTAATAAAACAACCATTGCATTGTAaattaacctatgctgggttgtttaaaCCCACTGCTAGGTCAACTATACATTTTCTGGAATAATTTAAACCAATGGCtaggtttgtccctttttgtgCCAGAATTTTTTAGAGCGTGCGTATTCTATGCTTGCAGTAGAGTCTAGAATCATCTTTTAATTCTGACATTAAAAGaggttatcaaataaaaaacattgtaaataattcatttgaaaagactatttatttatcaataaaagcaattgtgGTAGTTTCTTTTGACAGTCATTTGGACCAGGCAACCAGAATAACTCCGTACACATAGTGCATATCTTAGTGTTAAAAGGAGGACGAAACCTCTAAAGTGACATGGTCATGGAAtgttgacagaaaaaaaacgatACATGACAAAATATGAACGCATATAAATAGGTGATTGGCCTTATTATGCAATCTTAAAGTAACATGCTGAACTTGTGAAGTTTCCAGCTATATGTTGTTTGGAAAAACGTTTGTAGTGTACAGCTTTCACCGTTCCAATGGAACTACACAGAAAATTAGCATTGTTGTTTGAAGTTGCCACCAGTTAGATCCCAGTCTTTGATTCATTGTTGTTTGTGGACTCCTTACGTTGAGCCAGAAAGGGGTACATACATTTATCAGCACCGATAAATCTGTACATGCATACAGTGGCATCAAATGGCAAAACTCtgtaaaatagaaataaaaaatgtttaatatatagcaacaaatacattttttacagaaataccTGAAGATATTGTTCATGGCATATTATGCATACGTTTTCATGAAGGTGACCATGTACATGACACGTGGCGTGCAGATCATTGGTTGGTCTGTTAATATGGCTCTCATGGCTTGTTGTACACAGTACTCTGGCTTTAGTGGTGGAAAAAAGGGAGCCATTTCTTTCCTGTTTAAATCAACAAGACATCagttgaaaaacacaaaaatcgaGAATTCACATTCTTTGTAAAGAGATCATTTCATACACGAGTTATTGAGACCACGAACCTAATTTTACAGCCTTTGAACATATCAGTGTCCACCAAAAAGGGACAGACAAGAGTCATCTTAATTCCGTCCTTATCAGCTGCTTTCAGTTCATGACTCAAAGATTCATGGAAGCCTATGGCACCAAACTTGCTTGCACAATAATCCTACAATAAAGTGGAGAAAAGTTCAGTTCCAAGATACAAAACGTCACAGATCAGAAAGGACCATAAAAAGCTAAACTTACCTCCACACCGGCGGTGGTAAACAAACCCAGTGAGCTGGCTACAGTTACAATGTGTCCATGATTCAACTCCAGCATTGCAGGAAGAAAAGCCTTAGTTGTCTGTGAACACAAAGGCAACGATCAAAACTGAACTCTTCTTCTTAAACATGAATGTAAAAAGCAGAACGTGGAAAAAAATGTGGGAATGGAGCTGATGAAAGCATGTTATATACTGACCCAGAAGTGAGCATGGCAGTTGACCATCATGGTTCTTTCGATGAGCTCGTCTGGGCACTCGAGAAGATGATGTCCTG is from Triplophysa dalaica isolate WHDGS20190420 chromosome 3, ASM1584641v1, whole genome shotgun sequence and encodes:
- the rdh10b gene encoding retinol dehydrogenase 10-B encodes the protein MNIVTELFVVTFKIMWSFVLAGAKWFVRPREKSVGGQVCVVTGAGSGLGRLFALEFARRRATLVLWDINKQGNDETAEMVREIYRKLSPCDGSSGIAQELPLFQPKVYAYVCDVSKRESVYSTAEKVRRDVGNIDILINNAGVVSGHHLLECPDELIERTMMVNCHAHFWTTKAFLPAMLELNHGHIVTVASSLGLFTTAGVEDYCASKFGAIGFHESLSHELKAADKDGIKMTLVCPFLVDTDMFKGCKIRKEMAPFFPPLKPEYCVQQAMRAILTDQPMICTPRVMYMVTFMKTVLPFDATVCMYRFIGADKCMYPFLAQRKESTNNNESKTGI